A single genomic interval of Cucumis sativus cultivar 9930 chromosome 7, Cucumber_9930_V3, whole genome shotgun sequence harbors:
- the LOC101216367 gene encoding protein ALTERED PHOSPHATE STARVATION RESPONSE 1: MGCSSSKVDDLPAVALCRERCAFLDEAIHLRYSLAEAHLAYIHSLKGIGHSLHNFIEESAAVVGVSSGSPLSPKLNLPPHRKGDPVGKTGDSAIEDSVPHHHLSHSNSGSHLHSHSDSDDESGSLHHSDHSPPFDLHNGGHMGYMLPDQGGLGSYPGIGGGGGGGGFMHMNYMRKSVTPSVVYEQRPMSPDKVYQVGESSSSSGRYFYPNSNMTYNNSYPSYGYPQDSGYYGGSVFPPTAYGSMSSTGASGTSSKPPPPPPSPPRASTWDFLNPFDTYDKYYNSYAPSWDSKEVREEEGIPDLEDEVYQHEVVKEVHGNQKFVEEGGGSGGGKGLKMPAEDERGGGDDTKTSLYQTRPSAAVEEDAVEYEVRMVDKKVDKAEKSEDRGNGGAFKGRPGSRDVYEVAKEIEVQFERASESGNEIAKMLEAGKLPYQRKHVSSKMLHVVAPSLSMVPSASKSGDPSSSGAELYMEEFGMASGNLSSTLRKLYLWEKKLYNEVKAEEKMRVMHERKCRKLKRLDEKGAEAHKVDSTQALVRSLSTKIRIAIQVVDKISMTISKIRDEELWPQLNELIHGLTRMWRCMLDCHRAQYQAISESRSLGPIGSGKNSSESHLGATKELEHELLNWTISFSSWISAQKGYVKALNNWLLKCLLYEPEETPDGIAPFSPGRMGAPPVFVICNQWSQALDRLSEKEVLDSMRVFSMSVLQIWEHDKLEMRQRMMENKESERKVRNLDRDDQKIQKQIQALDKKMVMVSRDEKHLSASGNAVYQSEMSSSSLQSSLQRIFEAMERFTADSMKLYEELLQRSEEERLNSEQEKVL, from the exons ATGGGCTGTTCCAGCTCTAAGGTCGATGACCTTCCAGCGGTGGCGCTCTGTCGTGAGCGTTGTGCCTTCCTTGATGAAGCGATTCATCTTAGATACTCACTTGCAGAGGCTCATCTGGCGTATATTCATTCTCTTAAAGGGATTGGTCATTCGTTGCATAATTTCATTGAAGAGAGTGCTGCGGTTGTTGGTGTTTCTTCTGGGTCTCCTCTTTCGCCGAAGCTCAATCTTCCTCCTCATCGGAAGGGTGATCCTGTGGGAAAAACTGGTGATTCTGCAATTGAAGATTCTGTTCCTCATCACCATCTTTCTCACTCTAATTCCGGTTCCCACCTTCACTCTCACTCTGATTCTGACGATGAATCCGGTTCCCTTCACCATTCCGATCACTCCCCTCCTTTTGACCTGCACAACGGCGGCCATATGGGTTATATGCTTCCGGATCAAGGAGGTCTAGGTTCATATCCCGGCATCGGCGGTGGTGGCGGAGGTGGAGGGTTTATGCATATGAATTATATGAGGAAATCAGTGACACCCTCTGTTGTGTACGAGCAGAGGCCTATGAGTCCAGATAAGGTTTATCAAGTCGGTGaatcgtcttcttcttcaggtCGTTACTTTTATCCTAACTCGAACATGACTTACAACAATTCTTATCCGTCTTATGGTTATCCCCAAGACAGTGGGTATTATGGTGGCTCTGTTTTTCCACCCACTGCATATGGTTCTATGTCATCTACCGGAGCTTCAGGCACGTCGTCTAAACCGCCTCCGCCACCGCCTTCGCCTCCGAGAGCGTCCACTTGGGACTTCTTGAACCCATTTGATACTTATGACAAGTATTACAATTCCTACGCGCCGAGCTGGGACTCGAAGGAGGTGAGGGAAGAAGAGGGGATTCCTGATTTGGAAGATGAAGTTTACCAACATGAGGTCGTTAAGGAGGTACATGGGAATCAAAAATTTGTCGAGGAAGGCGGTGGCAGTGGTGGTGGGAAAGGTTTGAAGATGCCTGCAGAGGATGAGCGTGGTGGGGGTGATGATACGAAGACCTCGCTTTACCAAACGAGGCCGAGTGCTGCGGTCGAGGAAGATGCTGTTGAATATGAAGTCCGTATGGTGGATAAGAAGGTTGATAAGGCAGAGAAGTCCGAGGATCGAGGCAATGGTGGTGCATTTAAGGGCAGGCCTGGGTCACGAGATGTCTATGAAGTTGCCAAAGAAATCGAGGTTCAGTTTGAGAGGGCATCGGAGTCCGGTAACGAAATTGCAAAAATGCTGGAGGCTGGGAAGCTTCCCTATCAGCGTAAACATG TTTCGTCAAAAATGTTGCACGTTGTTGCTCCTTCACTGTCAATGGTACCTTCCGCTTCAAAGAGTGGCGATCCTTCGTCGTCTGGTGCTGAGTTATATATGGAAGAGTTTGGAATGGCCTCTGGAAATCTATCTTCTACCTTGAGGAAGTTGTATCTGTGGGAGAAGAAACTCTACAATGAAGTTAAA gcGGAAGAGAAGATGCGAGTAATGCATGAAAGGAAATGTCGAAAGCTGAAGCGCTTAGACGAGAAGGGTGCTGAAGCTCATAAAGTTGATTCCACTCAAGCTTTAGTGAGGAGCCTATCTACCAAAATAAGAATCGCCATACAGGTGGTTGACAAGATTTCCATGACAATCAGTAAGATTCGAGATGAAGAATTATGGCCACAACTGAATGAACTAATTCATGG ATTAACCAGGATGTGGAGGTGTATGCTTGATTGCCATCGTGCGCAGTACCAAGCGATCAGTGAATCGAGAAGTTTAGGTCCAATTGGATCTGGTAAAAATAGTAGTGAATCGCATCTTGGAGCAACGAAAGAGCTTGAGCATGAGCTTCTGAACTGGACGATCAGCTTCTCTAGTTGGATCAGTGCACAAAAGGGGTATGTTAAAGCCTTGAATAATTGGCTTCTTAAGTGTCTTTTATATGAACCTGAGGAAACGCCTGACGGTATAGCTCCCTTCTCACCGGGAAGAATGGGTGCACCTCCGGTATTTGTGATCTGTAACCAGTGGTCACAGGCTTTGGATAGACTATCTGAGAAGGAAGTGCTTGATTCTATGCGTGTGTTTAGTATGAGTGTGCTTCAAATATGGGAACACGATAAGCTAGAAATGCGACAGAGAATGATGGAGAACAAAGAATCGGAGAGAAAAGTTAGAAACTTGGACCGAGACGACCAAAAGATACAGAAACAAATTCAGGCATTGGACAAGAAGATGGTAATGGTTTCTAGAGATGAAAAGCATCTCTCCGCTTCTGGAAATGCCGTCTATCAAAGTGAGATGAGCAGTAGTAGCCTGCAGTCTAGTCTGCAACGCATTTTTGAGGCCATGGAGAGGTTCACTGCAGATTCCATGAAATTATACGAAGAGCTTTTACAACGAAGTGAGGAAGAAAGATTGAATAGCGAGCAGGAAAAAGTCCTAtaa
- the LOC101212572 gene encoding uncharacterized protein LOC101212572: MDASALNPKNSHHVRSNSLPSKPHPFIDQVDEQLCRLKEVSKATSSSSELCHKLNDLQDLHDSIDRMLLLSHTQHILVEESDKKSFNDLLEGSIKLLDLCDIAKDALLQSKECVHELESVLRRRRGGEMFIASEVQKGLSSRKLIKKTINKALKAIETKSCEKSQASSAIVSSLKQAEVVGYNVVKSLLSYLAGPKFSSNSSHWSLVSKLVQSKRVACEVEETNRNEVALVDAALHSIASQKTKKSDFRVQVDNLQNALKIFGSNIEDLEGDLEALYRHLIKTRVSLLNIYNY; encoded by the coding sequence atggatgCCTCTGCTTTGAACCCAAAAAACTCTCATCATGTTCGCTCGAACAGCTTGCCCTCAAAGCCACACCCATTCATTGATCAAGTTGATGAGCAGTTATGCAGATTGAAGGAGGTTTCAAAAGCTACATCTTCTTCATCTGAACTATGCCATAAACTAAATGACCTTCAGGATTTGCATGATTCCATTGATAGGATGCTTCTGTTGTCTCACACCCAACATATTCTTGTTGAAGAGAGCGATAAGAAATCTTTCAATGATTTACTTGAAGGATCTATCAAACTATTGGATTTGTGTGACATAGCTAAGGATGCATTATTGCAATCAAAAGAATGTGTGCACGAACTAGAATCCGTTTTGCGCAGAAGACGGGGAGGTGAAATGTTCATAGCAAGTGAGGTTCAGAAAGGCTTAAGTTCTAGGAAGttgataaagaaaacaatcaaTAAAGCCTTGAAGGCAATTGAAACCAAAAGTTGTGAGAAAAGTCAAGCCTCTTCAGCCATTGTTAGCTCGTTGAAACAGGCCGAAGTAGTTGGCTACAACGTTGTCAAATCCTTATTATCTTACCTAGCAGGCCCCAAGTTTTCATCAAATTCGAGCCATTGGTCTCTTGTTTCCAAGCTTGTGCAATCCAAAAGGGTAGCTTGTGAAGTTGAAGAAACAAATAGAAATGAAGTGGCACTGGTTGATGCTGCATTACATTCAATTGCCTctcaaaaaacaaagaaatctgATTTCCGTGTTCAAGTTGACAACTTACAGAACGCATTGAAGATATTTGGTTCAAACATTGAAGACCTTGAAGGCGATCTCGAGGCTCTATACAGGCATCTTATTAAAACTAGAGTTTCACTTCTCAATATCTACAACTACTAA